Below is a window of Natronorubrum halophilum DNA.
ATCTGGCGCTGGACCCACTGCTGTTCGATCGCCTCGCGCATGCCGCCGCGTTCGTCGACCTCCTCGAGGATTTCGTAGGCGTCCGCCTCGACCTCGTCGGTCAGCGATTCGACGTAGTAACTCCCCGCGAGCGGGTCGACGGTGTCGGCCGCACCGGACTCGTGGGCGAGGATCTGCTGGGTTCGGAGGGCGGTTCGGACGGACTCCTCGGTCGGCAGCGCGAGCGCCTCGTCCTTGCCGTTCGTGTGGAGGCTCTGGGTACCGCCGAGGACGGCGGCGAGCGCCTGATAGGCGACGCGGACGACGTTGTTCTCGATCTGCTGGGCGGTGAGCATCGAGCCCGCGGTCTGGGTGTGGAACTTAAGCTGTTTGGATTTGGGATCGTCCGCGTCGAAGCGCTCGTCGATGATGTCGTGCCACATTCGACGGGCGGCGCGGAACTTGGCGACCTCCTCGAAGATGTTGTTGTGGCCGTTGAAGAAGAAGGACAGCTGCGGCGCGAACTCGTCGACGTCGAGGCCGGCCTCGATCGCCGTTTCGACGTATTCGATGCCGTCACCGAGCGTGAAGGCGAGTTCCTGGGCCGCTGTCGACCCCGCTTCGCGGATGTGATAGCCCGAGATCGAGATCGTGTTGAACTTCGGCGTTTCGGCGGCGCAAAAGTCGAAGATGTCCGTAATGATCCGCATCGACTGCTCCGGGGGATAGATGTAGGTGTTGCGCGCGATGTACTCTTTCAAGATGTCGTTCTGGATCGTTCCGCGGAGTTCCTCGCGATCGACGCCCTGCTGGTCGCCAACGGCGATGTACATCGCGAGCAGGACCGACGCCGGGGCGTTGATCGTCATCGAAGTCGAGACCTCGTCGAGAGGAATGCCGTCGAAGACGGTCTCCATGTCGTCGAGGGAGTCGATCGCGACGCCGGCCTTCCCGATCTCGCCGGCGGCCATGCCGGCGTCGGAGTCGTACCCCATCTGGGTCGGCAGATCGAACGCCATCGAGAGTCCCGTCTGGCCCTGATCGAGCAGGTAGTGGTAGCGCTCGTTGGTATCCGCCGGCGTCGAAAAGCCGGCGTACTGGCGCATCGTCCAGAGCCGACCGCGGTACCCCGTCGAGTAGACCCCGCGCGTGTAGGGCGGGTCACCCGGATAGCCCAGATCCTGCGTGTAGTCGTGGTCTGCGATGTCTGCGGGCGTATAGAGTCGATCGACCTCCTGACCCCCCGTATCCGTCGTAAACGTCTCCTTTCGCTCCCCGAACCGTTCGATCACCGGTTCGACGTCTTCCTCGTGCCACTCCTCCCGATCGGCACGGATCTCCTCGAGATCGTCGGAATCAAACATTATCTTTTACTGTAGATGGGGTGGGGCTTGAAGGTTGATGAACGCGGCCAAAATCGTCTCGAGCGGGGATTCGTCGATATCGGGTCCGGTAGGTTCGCCGACTTGAGTCGACCGGATGGCGGTTCCCGACGGTATCCGAAACCGGTCCGTTCCCGTGGCCGTCGCGGCGATCGGGACGACCTTTTTCACTCGAGCCGTAGTGGGGCCGGTATGGAGCCGCCGTTGCCGAGCGGTGACGAGACGCGCGACCGTCGTCGAGCGACGCTGTACGTTGCCCCGTTTCTCGCGATCGGGCTGTTGAACCTCGTCGTGTTGCTCCGGTGGGGGCTGGATCCGCTGTGGGCCTTCGCGATCTTGCCGCCGATCCTGGCCATCACTGCGATCGGGTGGATCGCGTTTCGTCACGGGGTCGGCGAGCGTCCACAGCGAACGGGGAATCGAGGCGAGTAGTGGCCCCGCCCATCGATAACGACCTGGGACGGCAGTCGGCCGTCTGCTATTGATACGCACGCTTCGTGCCGGTTCGGATCATCGAAGCGGTATCGGTGGAGGTGTCGTGGAAGACGCCTACTCGAACGCCCCCCGAAGCGCCTCGCCGGCGCGCCTGCGTACATCGTCGGCCGCCTCGACGCCCGGGAACGGTCCCGCGAGACGACGCATATTGGCGAAATCGTGGATCATATCGTCGTAGTGCGTGTGCTCGACCGGGACGCCCGCGTCCTCGAGCGCCTCGCCGTAGGCGA
It encodes the following:
- a CDS encoding acyl-CoA mutase large subunit family protein; this translates as MFDSDDLEEIRADREEWHEEDVEPVIERFGERKETFTTDTGGQEVDRLYTPADIADHDYTQDLGYPGDPPYTRGVYSTGYRGRLWTMRQYAGFSTPADTNERYHYLLDQGQTGLSMAFDLPTQMGYDSDAGMAAGEIGKAGVAIDSLDDMETVFDGIPLDEVSTSMTINAPASVLLAMYIAVGDQQGVDREELRGTIQNDILKEYIARNTYIYPPEQSMRIITDIFDFCAAETPKFNTISISGYHIREAGSTAAQELAFTLGDGIEYVETAIEAGLDVDEFAPQLSFFFNGHNNIFEEVAKFRAARRMWHDIIDERFDADDPKSKQLKFHTQTAGSMLTAQQIENNVVRVAYQALAAVLGGTQSLHTNGKDEALALPTEESVRTALRTQQILAHESGAADTVDPLAGSYYVESLTDEVEADAYEILEEVDERGGMREAIEQQWVQRQIQDTAFDRQTEIESKERIIVGVNEFEVDEDPQMDVEEVTPEDQQRQIDSLESTRQQRDGEAVEAKLEALREAARGDENLMPYIIEAVKVYATVGEICNVMRDEFGEYQPGGAV